In Syntrophales bacterium, the DNA window CCCGCAATCAAGGTTTGAATCGTGCCGGGAGAGAGGTGAACCCCCGATGATTCAGGTCCGCAGCAACCCTCACACCTGCTCCTGCCTTCCTCCGGAACAAAAGAAAGGCCTCTTGTTCCGCCGAGCGGAGATCCGCAGCCGGCACACCGGTCCAAGGCCGGTTCATAGCCGGAAAGAGAGAGCAGACGCAGTTCAAAGAACCTCGACAGGGACTCCGAGAGCGGTCCGTGTTCAAGGAGGTCGAGAAATCCCTTCAGGTGATCAAAGAGGCGGGGACCCGGTTTTTCTTCCGCCGTGAAAAGGTCCACAAGTTCACTGAAATACGACGCCGCAAGAGTTTTTTCGAGATCTTCCCTGATGGCGGGATAATGATTGATAACGTCGCACTCTTCGATGAGATACAGCCCCTCCGGGCGACGGCGTGAAACAAGAATCGACGAAAGGCAGAAGAGTTCAATAGCGTTGGCGAACCGTTTCCTGCTCCTGCGCGCGCCCTTGGCAATCCCCTTGAACTTCCCTTTTTCTCCGGTAAGCACGGTGACGATCCTGTCAGACTCTCCATAATCGCGGTATGCCAGCACATAGCCCCGCACCCGTTCTACAGCACGCCCGGTCATCACAGCAGATGCCTGGAAAATATCGTTGTAGGGCCGGAAAGGGTGCAAAACCCGAAGGCATCTGTACGGACCGCCGAAAAAAAATGAGTGTAGAGGGCCACAACAAGACTGAAGCGCTTGAGTCCCGAGGGATGGAGCAGCCCCGCGAACGTTCCGTCATGCTTGCGCGCATTCATCAAAACACCTTGATTGTCCGCCCTCGCAGGGGCAACCACTTTGACCATGCAGGTTCCCGAGGCTTTTGATAAACGACCGGTACATTTTACGAAGCCGTCAGAATCCATGGCTCTGTCACAGGGGAAGGTCGTCGTCCCGGTATTTTATGACACCGCCGACGATGGTCATGACGGCCTTACCTGTCAGCGCCCAACCATGGAACGGGCAATTTCTGCTTTTCGATCTGAAGGACGAGACATCCACCGTCCAGTTCCTGTTTCTGTCGATGACGGTAACGTCGGCAATGGAACCCTTTCGCAGGGTTCCCCCGCTCACGCCCAGGATTCGGGCCGGATTCAGGCTCATTGCCCTCACGAGTCCCGGCATGGTGAGAATGCCCTTTTCTACGAGCGCGAGGGACAGGGCGAGGGATGTTTCGAGACCGATCAGCCCCGAGGCAGCGTAGGCGAATTCAACATCCTTTTCTATGGAAGAGTGGGGGGCATGGTCGCTGGCAATGGCATCAATGGTTCCGTCCT includes these proteins:
- the recO gene encoding DNA repair protein RecO, which translates into the protein MTGRAVERVRGYVLAYRDYGESDRIVTVLTGEKGKFKGIAKGARRSRKRFANAIELFCLSSILVSRRRPEGLYLIEECDVINHYPAIREDLEKTLAASYFSELVDLFTAEEKPGPRLFDHLKGFLDLLEHGPLSESLSRFFELRLLSLSGYEPALDRCAGCGSPLGGTRGLSFVPEEGRSRCEGCCGPESSGVHLSPGTIQTLIAGNTIALDKIRRLSFTGRALRESDAMMSRLIRHILGREPRSMRVCKEVLLLARRKESSPS